One Candidatus Zixiibacteriota bacterium genomic window carries:
- a CDS encoding ROK family protein — MTGSPAIGIDLGGTKIRAALLAEDGSPLHVRHEGTRKDGPPKILIAQLADIIRELQSQCPERAAIPVGIGVAGQIDAASGAITFAPNLSGWREVPLGRLLAEALGRAVFVTNDVRAAAAGEWNFGAGRGCADVVVLFVGTGIGGAVISGGRILTGHRNSAGELGHTTVQLDGPPCHCLNRGCLEALAGGWAIARRARELALASPRDGALLLSLVDGDPERLSAQAAAEAFRRGDPLAQRIIGEAVAALVGGCTSFVNAFNPRRLILGGGVIEGCPELIGLVAEGVRQRALPAAAGDLEIVKAHLGADAGPVGAAHLARDADSAAHR; from the coding sequence ATGACAGGCAGTCCGGCGATCGGTATCGACCTCGGTGGAACGAAGATCCGCGCGGCGCTGCTGGCGGAGGACGGCTCGCCCCTGCACGTCCGGCACGAGGGCACGCGCAAGGACGGCCCGCCCAAGATCCTCATTGCCCAGCTTGCGGACATTATCCGGGAGCTTCAGTCTCAGTGTCCCGAGCGGGCGGCGATTCCGGTCGGTATCGGTGTGGCGGGGCAAATCGACGCCGCCTCGGGAGCTATCACTTTCGCCCCCAACCTGAGCGGCTGGCGCGAGGTTCCGCTGGGGCGGCTGCTGGCGGAGGCGCTGGGCCGGGCGGTGTTTGTGACCAACGACGTACGCGCGGCGGCGGCGGGCGAGTGGAATTTCGGCGCCGGGCGGGGGTGCGCCGATGTGGTCGTTCTCTTTGTCGGGACCGGCATCGGGGGCGCCGTCATCAGCGGCGGGCGGATCCTCACCGGCCACCGCAACAGCGCCGGCGAGCTGGGGCACACGACGGTTCAACTCGACGGCCCGCCATGCCACTGCCTGAACCGCGGGTGCCTTGAAGCGCTGGCGGGTGGCTGGGCGATCGCCCGGCGCGCCCGGGAGCTGGCGCTGGCTTCGCCGCGCGACGGCGCCCTGCTCCTCAGTCTGGTCGATGGCGACCCGGAGCGCCTCTCGGCCCAGGCGGCGGCCGAGGCTTTCCGCCGCGGCGATCCGCTCGCCCAACGGATCATCGGCGAAGCGGTCGCGGCCCTGGTCGGCGGGTGCACCTCGTTCGTGAACGCTTTCAATCCGCGCCGGCTCATCCTGGGGGGCGGAGTCATCGAGGGCTGCCCCGAGTTGATCGGCCTGGTCGCCGAGGGCGTTCGGCAGCGGGCCCTGCCGGCCGCCGCCGGCGATCTCGAAATCGTCAAGGCGCATCTCGGCGCCGACGCGGGGCCGGTCGGCGCCGCCCATCTGGCGCGGGATGCCGA
- a CDS encoding heme-binding domain-containing protein, whose translation MSTIRQFRIGFALAAAAAVLMTYAAMVAGSDAGEPADPRDTRRARSDASGSIPDPVINRVNEQFRTVEPILRASCYDCHSAYTEYPWYHRLPVISGMIDDHIKEGREHLDFTDGFPFAGDADQVPLLQKMRKEIDRGDMPPLSYRLMHWGAKIDGAERDSVFAWIDRTVLFLEQSRGQ comes from the coding sequence GTGTCCACGATACGCCAATTCCGGATCGGCTTCGCTCTCGCCGCGGCGGCGGCCGTGCTCATGACCTACGCCGCCATGGTCGCCGGCAGTGACGCCGGGGAGCCGGCCGACCCGCGTGACACCCGCCGCGCGCGCAGCGACGCCTCCGGCAGCATTCCGGATCCGGTGATCAACCGGGTAAACGAACAGTTCCGCACCGTCGAACCGATCCTCCGCGCTTCCTGCTATGACTGCCACAGCGCCTACACGGAATACCCCTGGTACCACCGCCTCCCGGTGATCTCGGGCATGATCGACGACCACATCAAGGAGGGGCGGGAGCACCTCGACTTCACCGACGGTTTCCCCTTTGCGGGCGATGCCGACCAGGTGCCGTTGCTGCAGAAGATGCGCAAGGAGATCGACCGGGGAGACATGCCCCCCCTGAGCTACCGGCTGATGCACTGGGGGGCCAAGATCGACGGGGCGGAGCGCGACTCTGTGTTTGCGTGGATCGATCGCACAGTCCTGTTTCTGGAACAGAGCCGCGGCCAGTGA
- the murQ gene encoding N-acetylmuramic acid 6-phosphate etherase, protein MDDRRALIEELARLGTEQVNENTVDIDRLPALEIVRIINAEDRKVAAVVERALPEIARAAEIYAAVLRAGGRVFSIGAGTSGRLGVLDAAECPPTFGTDPARIIGVISGGYDTLVLSQEGVEDRADAAAADLQRHGLGPGDFVIGLAASVRTPYTRAGLEYARSLGAKTAFLICNDPVNLPPGLDVVIALPVGPEVIAGSTRMKSGTAQKMALNMISTAAMVLLGKTYGNLMVDLQARSEKLAARSRKILIDLLRLEYEEADRLLEAAGGSVKTAIVMQKLKCTAAEARALLARHGGFVRNVLQQENP, encoded by the coding sequence ATGGACGATCGCCGCGCTCTCATCGAGGAACTCGCCCGTCTCGGCACCGAGCAGGTGAACGAAAACACGGTCGACATCGACCGCCTGCCGGCCCTGGAAATTGTCCGGATCATCAACGCGGAGGACAGGAAAGTGGCGGCCGTGGTCGAGCGGGCGCTGCCGGAGATCGCGCGGGCCGCGGAAATCTATGCGGCCGTCCTGCGCGCCGGTGGCCGCGTCTTCTCCATCGGCGCCGGCACCTCCGGCCGCCTCGGCGTGCTCGACGCCGCCGAGTGCCCGCCCACTTTCGGCACCGACCCGGCCCGTATAATCGGCGTCATATCCGGCGGGTACGACACCCTGGTGCTGTCGCAGGAGGGCGTCGAGGACCGCGCCGACGCTGCGGCGGCCGATCTGCAGCGCCACGGGCTCGGGCCGGGGGATTTTGTCATCGGCCTCGCCGCCTCCGTGCGCACCCCGTACACCCGGGCGGGGCTGGAGTATGCCCGCAGCCTGGGCGCGAAAACGGCCTTCCTCATCTGCAACGATCCGGTCAATCTGCCGCCCGGTCTCGATGTCGTCATTGCGCTGCCGGTGGGGCCGGAAGTGATCGCGGGTTCGACGCGCATGAAATCCGGCACGGCGCAGAAGATGGCGCTCAACATGATCTCGACCGCGGCCATGGTGCTGCTGGGAAAAACGTACGGCAACCTCATGGTCGATCTGCAGGCCCGCTCGGAGAAGCTCGCAGCCCGGTCGCGCAAGATCCTGATCGATCTGCTCCGGCTCGAGTATGAGGAGGCCGACCGGCTCCTCGAGGCGGCCGGCGGATCGGTCAAAACGGCCATCGTGATGCAGAAGTTGAAATGTACGGCAGCCGAGGCGCGCGCCCTGCTGGCCCGCCACGGCGGCTTCGTGAGAAACGTCCTGCAACAGGAGAATCCCTAA
- a CDS encoding DUF2892 domain-containing protein produces the protein MTLENAVRLWAGFVVLLSLALYLWVSPWWLLLTAFAGFNMVQSSFTGLCPAQWMLKKLFFKDQAEAAAPAGRRSAQSSRA, from the coding sequence ATGACTCTGGAAAACGCCGTTCGCCTCTGGGCCGGTTTCGTGGTTCTGCTATCGCTGGCCCTCTACTTGTGGGTCTCCCCGTGGTGGCTGCTCCTGACAGCCTTTGCCGGGTTCAACATGGTGCAGTCCTCCTTTACCGGTCTGTGCCCGGCCCAGTGGATGCTCAAAAAGCTCTTCTTCAAGGACCAGGCCGAGGCGGCCGCTCCCGCGGGGCGGCGCTCGGCCCAGTCCTCGCGGGCGTAG
- a CDS encoding zf-HC2 domain-containing protein, which yields MGKKCAEYVTDLNDYLDGEISPELCEELERHIGRCENCRIMVDTLRKTVILCREGRQEKLPESLQQKLTDLLRQEWRKKFGK from the coding sequence ATGGGTAAGAAATGCGCTGAATACGTCACCGACCTGAACGACTACCTCGATGGCGAAATCTCGCCGGAGCTCTGCGAGGAACTCGAGCGGCATATCGGCCGGTGCGAAAACTGCCGGATCATGGTCGATACCCTCCGCAAGACTGTGATCCTCTGCCGGGAGGGCCGCCAAGAGAAGCTCCCGGAATCGCTGCAACAGAAACTGACCGATCTGCTCCGGCAGGAGTGGCGGAAGAAGTTCGGTAAGTAG
- a CDS encoding sigma-70 family RNA polymerase sigma factor: protein MDEKEQQLVRRAQAGDFDAFTELIAAHRTRLYNLALKMTGSQLDAEDIVQDTFLKAIDRIDQFRGEAAFGTWLYAITLNETRMALAREKRADLRPIEDYLPAHDRDHGGPTVYDWRDPHRLLEQGELRTAIDRAIGELPLPYREAFVLRYIDELPIKEVAELLGESVAATKSRVLRARLAVRDRLAKQFEGHNG from the coding sequence ATGGACGAGAAAGAACAACAGCTGGTGCGGCGGGCCCAGGCCGGCGATTTCGACGCTTTCACCGAACTGATCGCCGCCCACCGGACCAGGCTGTACAACCTGGCTCTCAAAATGACAGGCAGCCAACTCGATGCCGAGGACATCGTGCAGGATACGTTCCTCAAGGCGATCGACAGGATCGACCAGTTCCGCGGCGAAGCCGCGTTCGGCACCTGGCTGTATGCGATCACTCTGAACGAGACCCGCATGGCGCTGGCCCGCGAAAAACGCGCCGACCTCCGGCCGATCGAAGATTACCTCCCTGCCCACGACCGGGATCACGGCGGGCCGACGGTGTACGACTGGCGGGACCCCCACCGGCTTTTGGAGCAGGGAGAATTGCGCACCGCGATCGATCGCGCGATCGGCGAGCTCCCCCTGCCGTACCGCGAAGCATTCGTCCTGCGCTATATCGATGAACTCCCAATAAAAGAGGTAGCCGAACTGCTCGGCGAGTCGGTCGCCGCGACCAAGTCCCGGGTGCTCCGGGCGCGGCTGGCGGTCCGGGACCGCCTCGCGAAACAGTTCGAGGGCCACAATGGGTAA
- a CDS encoding DNA alkylation repair protein has translation MPRITRPEPERDLFKNRYSRASVTAMGRAIKAVCPTFDLPGFVASVITDDFPRLEFKDRGRAIARALAEYLPGDYGRAVDVLIAVAPRLDGFHNWAAMTFIELQGLAHFEDSVRGMKALTRYSTAESAIRPFLNSFPDRLLPILHEWAADPDEHVRRLAAEGSRPRGVWVAHIGAYKKDPRPVLALLEKLKADPSKYVRTAVANNLNDISKDHPDLVITAALRWLKDGDAGTTWIVRHACRSLIKKGDPRVFPIFGFTANPKISVTGPRPPRRAVAIGADAAFPFTVTSRAQSRQKLAIDYRVHYVKKNGKTSPKVFKLAEKTIAPGETLALQVRQSFADVSVRKHVPGRHRLEIIVNGRTVAAADFTLA, from the coding sequence ATGCCCCGAATCACCCGGCCCGAACCCGAACGGGATCTTTTCAAGAACCGCTACAGCCGCGCCTCGGTCACGGCGATGGGGCGGGCAATCAAGGCGGTCTGTCCGACCTTCGACCTTCCCGGCTTCGTCGCTTCCGTCATCACCGATGATTTTCCGCGCCTCGAGTTCAAAGACCGGGGGCGCGCCATTGCCCGCGCCCTGGCCGAATACCTGCCGGGCGATTACGGCCGGGCGGTCGACGTGCTGATCGCCGTCGCTCCCCGCCTCGATGGATTTCACAACTGGGCGGCCATGACATTCATCGAGCTGCAGGGCCTCGCGCATTTCGAGGATTCGGTGCGCGGCATGAAGGCGCTCACCCGCTACAGCACGGCAGAATCGGCGATTAGGCCCTTCCTGAACAGCTTCCCCGACCGCCTGCTGCCGATCCTCCACGAGTGGGCCGCCGATCCCGACGAGCACGTCCGGCGGCTGGCGGCCGAAGGCTCGCGGCCGAGGGGCGTCTGGGTTGCGCACATCGGGGCGTACAAGAAAGACCCGCGCCCCGTCCTCGCCCTGCTGGAGAAGCTGAAAGCCGATCCCTCGAAATATGTCCGCACCGCGGTCGCCAACAACCTCAACGACATCTCCAAAGACCACCCCGACCTCGTCATCACCGCCGCCCTCCGCTGGCTCAAAGACGGGGATGCCGGCACGACCTGGATTGTCCGCCACGCCTGCCGGAGCCTCATCAAAAAGGGCGACCCGCGGGTATTTCCCATCTTCGGCTTCACCGCCAACCCCAAAATCTCCGTCACCGGCCCGCGCCCCCCGCGCCGGGCGGTGGCGATCGGCGCGGACGCCGCCTTCCCGTTCACCGTCACCTCGCGCGCACAGAGCCGCCAGAAGCTGGCGATCGACTACCGCGTCCACTATGTCAAGAAGAACGGGAAGACGTCGCCAAAAGTGTTCAAGCTGGCCGAGAAGACGATTGCGCCGGGGGAGACGCTTGCGCTGCAGGTGAGACAGTCGTTCGCCGATGTGTCGGTGAGGAAACATGTCCCCGGACGGCATCGTCTCGAAATCATCGTGAACGGCAGGACAGTCGCGGCCGCGGACTTCACGCTCGCGTGA
- a CDS encoding mechanosensitive ion channel family protein, giving the protein MRTLVQNWLINHRVNVAAAEWLSWLIVGVAVAGAMVIAKTAAQVIVLRIVRYFVMRTQTTWDDALLHRRFFNRLAHLAPGLVLYFCAGLFPSIREGIERAAMVYMIMTGLFAFSAFLSAVDDVYQTFSISRQRPIRGYIQVARIILFVFVGIVAIATLMNRSPWLLLSGLGAMTAVLLLIFRDSILGLVASVQLSSNDMVRIGDWIEMPKYGADGEVVDVTLHVVKVRNWDNTITNIPSYHLIADSFKNWRGMQESGGRRIMRAVCIDVSSIRFCTPEMLDRFEQFQLITEYVRQRRGEIEEWNRAHGIDRRHPVNGRNMTNLGTFRAYVSAYLRRHPLINPDLPLLVRHREPTEKGLPLQIYAFSRDKIWTNYEALQADLFDHILAAVPLFDLRIFQLPGGHDVRGLAALLPQDHRPAPPAAAGGAPSP; this is encoded by the coding sequence ATGCGGACACTGGTGCAGAACTGGCTCATCAATCACCGGGTGAACGTCGCGGCGGCCGAGTGGCTGTCGTGGCTGATCGTCGGCGTCGCCGTGGCCGGCGCCATGGTGATCGCCAAGACCGCCGCCCAGGTCATCGTGCTCCGCATCGTGCGCTACTTCGTCATGCGCACGCAGACCACATGGGACGACGCGCTGCTCCACCGGCGCTTCTTCAACCGCCTCGCCCACCTCGCCCCCGGTCTCGTACTCTACTTCTGCGCCGGGCTGTTCCCCTCGATCCGCGAGGGCATCGAGCGGGCGGCCATGGTCTACATGATCATGACCGGCCTGTTCGCCTTCTCGGCCTTCCTGTCCGCGGTGGACGACGTCTACCAGACGTTCTCGATCTCCCGCCAGCGGCCGATTCGCGGCTACATCCAGGTCGCCCGCATCATCCTGTTCGTCTTTGTCGGCATCGTCGCCATCGCCACTCTCATGAACCGCTCGCCGTGGCTCCTGCTCTCCGGGCTCGGCGCCATGACGGCCGTCCTGCTGCTCATCTTCCGCGACTCCATCCTCGGCCTCGTCGCGAGCGTCCAGCTGTCGTCCAACGACATGGTCCGGATCGGCGACTGGATCGAGATGCCCAAGTACGGGGCCGACGGCGAGGTGGTCGATGTCACGCTGCACGTCGTGAAGGTGCGCAACTGGGACAACACGATCACGAACATTCCCTCGTACCACCTCATCGCCGATTCCTTCAAGAACTGGCGGGGGATGCAGGAGTCGGGGGGGCGCCGAATCATGCGCGCGGTCTGCATCGACGTGTCGAGCATCAGGTTCTGCACGCCCGAGATGCTCGATCGTTTCGAGCAGTTCCAGCTCATTACCGAGTACGTCCGGCAGCGCCGCGGCGAAATCGAGGAGTGGAACCGCGCCCACGGAATCGACCGACGGCACCCGGTCAACGGCCGCAACATGACCAACCTTGGCACGTTCCGCGCCTACGTCTCCGCCTACCTGCGCCGCCACCCGCTCATCAACCCCGACCTGCCCCTCCTCGTCCGCCACCGCGAGCCGACCGAGAAAGGTCTGCCGCTGCAAATCTACGCCTTCAGCCGCGACAAGATCTGGACCAACTACGAGGCCCTCCAGGCCGACCTCTTCGACCACATCCTCGCTGCCGTGCCGCTGTTCGACCTGCGCATATTCCAGCTCCCCGGCGGTCACGATGTCCGGGGACTCGCGGCGCTTCTTCCGCAAGATCACCGGCCGGCGCCGCCGGCTGCGGCCGGGGGAGCGCCCTCGCCCTAA
- a CDS encoding L,D-transpeptidase, whose translation MRYVVIVLIVALTVTFAAIYLSPPDEADGSRAAQVVGDTAARLPEGRSLRSQLALLQRDLKRVAPREPYIVINTHASKLSLRTADSVLFEAVCSAGSGAELTDSTTGRRWVFDTPRGMYKVTSKIKDPWWRKPDWAFVEENEPVPEDENERLDPRMMGEYAIGFGDGYFIHGTIYERLLGVNVTHGCVRLGAEDLRYLYKKVPIGTRIYVF comes from the coding sequence ATGAGATATGTCGTGATTGTGCTCATCGTCGCGCTGACGGTCACCTTCGCCGCCATCTACCTGTCGCCTCCGGACGAGGCCGACGGGTCGCGCGCGGCGCAGGTGGTCGGCGACACCGCCGCCCGGCTGCCCGAGGGCCGCTCGCTGCGCAGCCAGCTCGCGCTTTTGCAGCGCGACCTCAAGCGGGTCGCCCCCCGGGAGCCGTATATCGTGATCAACACCCACGCGAGCAAGCTGTCGCTGCGCACCGCCGACAGCGTGCTGTTCGAAGCGGTCTGCTCGGCCGGTTCGGGGGCCGAACTGACCGACTCCACCACCGGGCGGCGCTGGGTGTTCGACACCCCGCGCGGAATGTACAAAGTCACGAGCAAGATCAAGGATCCGTGGTGGCGCAAGCCTGACTGGGCGTTTGTCGAAGAAAACGAACCGGTCCCCGAGGACGAAAACGAGCGGCTCGATCCGCGCATGATGGGCGAGTACGCCATCGGTTTCGGCGACGGCTATTTCATCCACGGCACCATCTACGAGCGCCTCCTCGGCGTCAACGTCACCCACGGCTGTGTCCGCCTCGGCGCGGAGGATCTGCGCTACCTCTACAAGAAAGTGCCGATCGGCACGAGGATCTATGTCTTTTAG
- a CDS encoding L,D-transpeptidase, with translation MRRTLRRLTFAAVLIGGLGGCEDAPEGLYRQADSAVRRVRTQTTGAYADSLLRQADSLLLSGRLEMARQNGRIGPFRDFAAAESLLTRALQTAVAASDSAKVRHDRARDAALARRDELLTELKTWREALNGFLRLHGAEKRLTNAELGLQIGRRLIDSGKYAEAMEVMDDVRDSLGRIRDIVDEYMRDESRHISTWRRWVNETIQESRATGTSALIVDKAAHRAYLVSSGRLVKSWPADLGHNPSRQKLFAGDGATPEGMYRVTEVRRRGSKYYRALMLNYPNELDRRRFMENKKAGVISSGAKIGGLIEVHGEGGQNRDWTDGCVALSNEDIDELFQHVQKGMPVTIVRRSDKWP, from the coding sequence GTGCGACGGACGCTGCGCAGACTGACTTTCGCCGCCGTTCTGATCGGCGGCCTGGGCGGGTGCGAGGATGCCCCCGAGGGGCTGTACCGGCAGGCCGATTCGGCTGTGCGCCGGGTGCGCACGCAGACGACCGGCGCCTACGCCGATTCGCTGCTGCGCCAGGCCGACAGCCTGCTCCTATCGGGCCGTCTGGAAATGGCCCGACAGAACGGCCGGATCGGGCCGTTCCGGGATTTTGCCGCCGCCGAGTCGCTGCTCACCCGGGCGCTCCAAACCGCCGTGGCCGCCTCCGATTCGGCCAAGGTCCGGCACGACCGCGCCCGCGATGCCGCGCTCGCCCGGCGCGACGAGCTGCTGACCGAGCTTAAGACCTGGCGGGAGGCGCTCAATGGGTTCCTCCGCCTCCACGGCGCGGAAAAACGGCTGACCAACGCCGAACTCGGCCTCCAGATCGGCCGCCGCCTGATCGACTCCGGCAAGTACGCCGAGGCCATGGAGGTGATGGATGACGTGCGGGATTCGCTCGGACGGATTCGCGACATTGTCGACGAGTACATGCGCGATGAGTCCCGCCACATCAGCACCTGGCGGCGCTGGGTGAACGAAACGATCCAGGAATCCCGGGCCACCGGGACGTCGGCCCTCATTGTCGACAAAGCGGCGCACCGGGCCTACCTGGTGTCCAGCGGGCGGCTCGTGAAATCCTGGCCGGCCGACCTCGGCCACAACCCCTCGCGCCAGAAGCTGTTCGCGGGCGACGGTGCGACGCCGGAGGGGATGTACCGGGTGACCGAAGTGCGGCGCCGCGGCAGCAAGTACTACCGCGCCCTCATGCTGAATTACCCGAACGAACTGGACCGCCGGCGGTTTATGGAGAATAAGAAAGCCGGGGTCATTTCCTCGGGCGCCAAAATCGGCGGCCTGATCGAAGTTCACGGCGAGGGCGGTCAGAACCGCGATTGGACCGATGGCTGTGTGGCCCTGTCCAACGAGGACATCGACGAACTGTTCCAGCACGTGCAGAAAGGGATGCCCGTGACGATTGTCCGGCGCTCCGACAAGTGGCCATGA
- a CDS encoding pyridoxal-phosphate dependent enzyme, with amino-acid sequence MNSHNPTPLPARLRDIAYAEDMTETAGNTPLVRLRVLPREWGIKATILVKPEFLNPTGSVKDRMAIYLLRQAERKGELSPGGTIVEATSGNTGAAVAMFAAAHGYRAILTIPDKMSAEKINALRAFGAQVHVCPTAVAPEDPRSYYETAKRIARETPHSYFVGQYFNTDNIEAHYRTTGPEIWRQTKGKIDVLVGGIGTGGTVSGTARYLKEQNPKVAVIAADPEGSVFYHYFKTGALPEAHPYLVEGIGDDFLCPTLDLTVIDDICQVSDRDCFLMARDLTRKEGICGGGSSGGIVLAALRYAQEADLAEDKLLVAILPDHGNKYISKIFNDEWMREKGFIE; translated from the coding sequence ATGAACAGCCACAACCCCACACCTCTCCCGGCCCGCCTCCGGGACATTGCCTACGCCGAGGATATGACCGAGACAGCCGGCAACACCCCGCTCGTCCGGCTCCGCGTGCTGCCCCGGGAATGGGGGATCAAGGCGACGATCCTGGTCAAACCGGAGTTTCTCAACCCGACCGGCTCGGTGAAAGACCGCATGGCGATCTACCTGCTGCGGCAGGCGGAGCGCAAAGGGGAGCTGTCGCCGGGGGGGACGATTGTCGAGGCGACCTCCGGGAACACCGGCGCGGCGGTGGCCATGTTCGCCGCCGCCCACGGTTACCGCGCCATCCTGACTATCCCCGACAAGATGTCGGCGGAGAAGATCAACGCGCTCCGGGCGTTCGGGGCCCAGGTCCATGTCTGCCCGACCGCGGTTGCACCGGAGGATCCCCGCTCCTACTACGAGACCGCCAAACGGATCGCCCGCGAGACGCCGCACTCGTACTTCGTCGGGCAGTATTTCAACACCGACAACATCGAGGCCCACTACCGCACGACCGGCCCGGAAATCTGGCGCCAGACCAAGGGGAAGATCGATGTCCTCGTCGGCGGCATCGGCACCGGCGGCACCGTCTCCGGCACCGCCCGCTACCTCAAGGAGCAGAACCCGAAAGTCGCCGTGATCGCCGCCGACCCCGAGGGTTCGGTCTTCTACCACTACTTCAAAACCGGCGCTCTCCCCGAGGCGCACCCCTACCTGGTGGAGGGGATCGGCGATGACTTCCTCTGCCCGACGCTTGATCTGACGGTGATCGACGACATCTGCCAGGTGAGCGACCGGGACTGTTTCCTCATGGCCCGCGATCTCACGCGCAAAGAGGGCATCTGCGGCGGCGGTTCCTCCGGCGGGATCGTGCTGGCGGCGCTCCGCTACGCGCAGGAAGCCGATCTGGCCGAGGACAAACTGCTCGTGGCGATTCTCCCCGACCACGGGAACAAGTATATCAGCAAAATTTTCAACGACGAGTGGATGCGCGAGAAAGGATTCATCGAGTAG
- a CDS encoding PLP-dependent transferase, whose product MAHDRSKNWQFETTAIHSGRVPEDGTRSVTTPIYPSSTYRVDYPGDESGYVYARWKNPTRLALEETLAKLERGTKAAAFASGLAALDAVLKLLKTGDHVVAVDDLYGGTMRQFERIGRRFGLDFTYVDGRDPKNLESAIRPNTRLFWLETPTNPLMHLVDIEKVAAVAKERGILVGVDNTFATPYLQQPLELGADIVLHSMTKYLGGHCDLVAGALIVKDSSLGEQLWFNQYAGGAHLGPWESWLVLRGLKTLALRMERHSVNAMKIAEYLETVEAVEKVYFPGLDGRPVPNRMRLPGGMVAFTIAPQFDFEAVKRFVMALRVFVLAESLGGVESLVNHPAAMTHSSIPREIREPRGITDGLVRLSVGIEHIDDLLIDLRSAFDALTQSARA is encoded by the coding sequence ATGGCTCACGACCGCAGCAAGAACTGGCAGTTCGAAACCACCGCGATCCACTCCGGCCGCGTGCCGGAGGACGGCACGCGCTCGGTGACCACCCCGATCTACCCCAGCTCGACCTACCGTGTCGACTATCCGGGGGATGAGTCGGGCTACGTGTACGCCCGCTGGAAAAACCCGACGCGGCTGGCGCTCGAGGAGACGCTGGCGAAACTCGAGCGGGGGACGAAGGCGGCGGCGTTCGCCTCCGGGCTGGCCGCGCTCGACGCGGTGCTCAAACTACTCAAAACCGGCGACCACGTGGTGGCGGTCGACGATCTCTACGGCGGCACGATGCGCCAGTTCGAGCGGATCGGACGGCGCTTCGGGCTGGATTTCACCTATGTTGACGGGCGCGACCCGAAGAATCTCGAGAGCGCCATCCGCCCGAACACCCGGCTCTTCTGGCTCGAGACCCCGACGAACCCGCTCATGCACCTCGTGGACATCGAGAAAGTCGCGGCGGTCGCGAAGGAGCGCGGGATCCTGGTCGGGGTCGACAACACTTTCGCCACGCCCTACCTCCAGCAGCCCCTCGAACTCGGCGCCGACATCGTCCTCCACTCGATGACCAAGTACCTCGGCGGCCACTGCGACCTCGTGGCCGGCGCGCTCATTGTGAAGGATTCCTCGCTCGGTGAGCAGCTCTGGTTCAACCAGTACGCCGGCGGGGCGCACTTGGGACCGTGGGAATCCTGGCTCGTGCTGCGGGGGCTGAAAACGCTCGCGCTGCGCATGGAGCGGCACTCGGTCAACGCCATGAAGATCGCGGAGTACCTCGAGACGGTCGAGGCGGTGGAGAAGGTGTATTTTCCGGGGCTCGACGGCCGGCCGGTGCCGAACCGCATGCGCCTTCCGGGCGGCATGGTGGCGTTCACGATCGCGCCGCAGTTCGATTTCGAGGCGGTCAAGCGGTTCGTGATGGCGCTGCGGGTGTTCGTGCTGGCCGAGTCGCTCGGCGGGGTGGAGTCGCTGGTGAACCACCCGGCGGCGATGACCCATTCCTCGATTCCCAGGGAAATCCGCGAGCCGCGGGGGATCACCGACGGCCTGGTGCGGCTGTCGGTCGGGATCGAACATATCGATGATCTGCTGATCGACCTGCGGTCGGCGTTCGACGCGCTGACGCAGTCGGCCCGGGCCTGA